In the Neomonachus schauinslandi chromosome 13, ASM220157v2, whole genome shotgun sequence genome, one interval contains:
- the LOC110572629 gene encoding ATP synthase-coupling factor 6, mitochondrial-like encodes MILQRLFRFSSLIRSAASVHLRSNTGVTAVAFNKEFDPVQKLFVDKIREYRTKQQASGGPVDTGPEYQQDLERDLFKLKQMYGKADMNTFPDFKFEDPKSEVIEKHQS; translated from the coding sequence ATGATTCTTCAGAGGCTCTTCAGGTTCTCCTCTCTCATTCGGTCTGCAGCCTCAGTTCATTTGAGGAGCAACACTGGTGTTACCGCAGTGGCATTTAATAAGGAATTTGATCCTGTACAGAAACTCTTCGTGGACAAGATTAGAGAATACAGAACTAAGCAACAGGCATCTGGAGGACCCGTTGATACTGGCCCAGAGTACCAGCAAGACCTAGAGAGGGACCTTTTTAAGCTTAAGCAAATGTATGGTAAAGCAGACATGAATACGTTCCCAGACTTCAAATTTGAAGATCCTAAATCTGAAGTCATCGAAAAACACCAGTCctga